Proteins found in one Nostoc sp. NIES-3756 genomic segment:
- a CDS encoding FHA domain-containing serine/threonine-protein kinase, protein MVTLTLLEPQQKTPLKQWCFENSTVIRIGRAADNHVILTDSLVSRHHLEIRQISSVGGGSWQVISKGTNGTFLNGVLVIQDSLPNNALLQLAQGGPIIQFQTQETIPPEWKSVAAGDSPTGKSSSELFNNHGSLTVTCSHEGNSPQNLFCIHCGQPLSVIQIIRHYQVLRTLGQGGMGTTYLAWDAAGVIAGHPKLLVLKQMNADMARIAKAQELFEREAHTLKSLNHPGIPKYYDFFVEGGKKYLAMELVHGQDLEKRIYATGPVIPSQAIAWMIQTCDILHYLHSQEPPLIHRDIKPANLMVRTANNQVAVLDFGAVKEIGTTPGTRIGAEGYCAPEQERGQPLTQSDLYAIGPTLIFLITGDSPFKFYRQKGRAFRFDVSKIPTVTPKLKDLIDRVTEPLPRDRFQSAKELAAALAACK, encoded by the coding sequence GTGGTCACTCTGACGCTGCTAGAACCGCAACAAAAAACACCCCTGAAGCAGTGGTGCTTTGAAAATTCCACCGTGATCCGGATTGGTCGCGCGGCGGATAATCATGTAATTTTGACTGATAGTTTGGTTTCCCGTCACCATCTGGAAATTCGGCAAATTAGTTCTGTTGGCGGCGGTTCATGGCAGGTGATCAGTAAGGGAACAAATGGAACTTTTCTCAATGGCGTTCTAGTGATTCAAGATTCCTTGCCCAATAATGCCCTTTTGCAATTGGCACAGGGGGGGCCGATTATTCAATTCCAAACTCAGGAGACAATACCACCAGAATGGAAATCAGTTGCGGCTGGAGATAGCCCGACAGGAAAAAGTTCTTCAGAATTATTTAATAATCATGGTAGTTTGACAGTTACTTGTAGCCATGAAGGTAATTCGCCACAAAATTTATTTTGTATCCATTGTGGACAACCGCTTTCAGTAATCCAAATTATCCGCCATTACCAAGTTTTACGAACTTTAGGTCAAGGTGGGATGGGAACGACCTACTTAGCTTGGGATGCAGCCGGAGTGATTGCTGGACACCCCAAACTGTTGGTGTTGAAGCAAATGAATGCGGATATGGCGAGAATTGCCAAAGCCCAAGAATTATTTGAACGGGAAGCTCATACTCTCAAGTCCCTGAACCATCCAGGCATTCCCAAGTATTACGATTTTTTTGTGGAAGGTGGGAAAAAATATTTGGCGATGGAATTAGTGCATGGGCAAGATTTGGAAAAACGCATCTACGCCACTGGGCCAGTGATTCCCAGCCAAGCGATCGCCTGGATGATCCAAACCTGCGATATACTACATTACCTCCACAGTCAAGAGCCACCACTCATCCACCGCGATATTAAACCAGCTAACTTGATGGTGCGAACAGCAAATAATCAAGTAGCCGTCCTAGATTTTGGCGCAGTGAAGGAAATCGGCACTACACCAGGCACACGCATTGGTGCAGAGGGTTATTGCGCCCCAGAACAAGAACGAGGACAACCTTTAACCCAGTCTGACTTATATGCGATCGGCCCCACATTAATTTTTCTCATCACTGGCGATAGCCCTTTCAAGTTTTACCGCCAAAAAGGACGCGCTTTCCGCTTTGATGTCAGCAAAATTCCCACTGTCACACCCAAATTAAAAGATTTGATTGACCGCGTGACAGAACCCTTACCACGCGATCGCTTTCAGTCTGCCAAAGAACTAGCTGCGGCTTTAGCTGCTTGTAAATGA
- a CDS encoding DEAD/DEAH box helicase encodes MNYPAPSPQLDLGSIFPFDLDQFQKDAIASLNAGRSVVVCAPTGSGKTLVGEYAIYRALARGKRVFYTTPLKALSNQKLRDFREKFGSDLVGLLTGDASINRDAPILVMTTEIFRNMLYGTPIGQVGISLVDVEAVVLDECHYMNDRQRGTVWEESIIYCPREVQLVALSATVANSDQLTDWLNRVHGPTDLIYSDFRPVPLEFHYCNPKGLFPLLNDSKTKINPRLANRGKKRQADRGKNGRPEAPGIIYTLSQLQQRDMLPAIYFIFSRRGCDKAVAEVGDLWLVDNDESQILRRQIDDFLAKNPEAGRSGQIAPLYRGVAAHHAGILPAWKVLVEELFQQGLIKVVFATETLAAGINMPARTTVISTLSKRTDTGHRLLNASEFLQMAGRAGRRGMDKQGHVVTVQTPFEGSKEAAYLATSKPDPLVSQFTPSYGMVLNLLQTHTIEQAKELIERSFGQYMATLHLRPDYEEIAALEGELARLQELINSVDENDIAIYEKLRQRLKVERQLLKTLQEQAQEERQEQIKMLLDFAVSGTLVSLKGKNINVSSPITAVLVGKTSGSQSPCLVCLGQDNRWYVAATTDIVDLYAELPRVDVSPDILPPPELMLKPGQSSRGAKETFAIAQSIPDPDGTLHLSPEVAEQLSRTTAIQAQLEANPLHQSGSVATIFKARARYVELEAELEQMQAVIEQQSQRYWEEFLNLITILQQFDCLDNLVPTQLGQIAAAIRGENELWLGLALASGELNNLDPHHLAATIAALVTETPRPDSRVNFNLSPEIDDAWSRLQKIRRSVLKVQYRHGVALPVGLENRYIGLIALVEQWALGTEWSDLCQNTTLDEGDVVRILRRTLDLLSQIPHVPNLPDVLQRNAYRAMQLIDRFPVNEVVE; translated from the coding sequence GTGAATTATCCCGCGCCGTCTCCACAACTGGACTTAGGGTCGATATTTCCCTTTGATCTAGATCAGTTTCAAAAAGATGCGATCGCGTCCCTTAACGCGGGGCGCTCTGTTGTTGTGTGTGCGCCCACAGGTTCGGGCAAAACGTTAGTTGGAGAATACGCCATCTATCGGGCTTTAGCACGGGGGAAACGGGTATTTTACACCACTCCCCTCAAGGCGTTGTCTAACCAAAAACTACGAGATTTTCGAGAAAAATTTGGGTCTGATTTAGTTGGGCTGTTGACTGGCGATGCTTCCATTAACAGAGACGCGCCAATTTTGGTGATGACCACAGAGATTTTTCGGAATATGCTCTACGGTACACCAATTGGACAAGTTGGCATTTCTCTAGTAGATGTGGAAGCAGTGGTACTGGATGAGTGCCATTATATGAACGATCGCCAACGCGGTACAGTCTGGGAAGAGTCGATTATTTATTGTCCCCGCGAAGTGCAACTAGTAGCCCTATCAGCTACTGTTGCGAATAGTGACCAACTCACCGACTGGCTAAATCGCGTCCACGGCCCCACCGACCTGATTTATTCCGATTTTCGCCCTGTTCCCCTAGAGTTTCACTACTGTAATCCCAAGGGGTTGTTTCCCCTGCTCAATGACAGCAAAACCAAAATTAACCCCCGCCTAGCTAATAGAGGTAAAAAGCGACAAGCGGATAGGGGAAAAAATGGCAGACCAGAAGCCCCTGGCATCATCTATACCCTGAGTCAGCTACAGCAAAGGGATATGTTACCGGCGATTTACTTTATCTTCAGTCGCCGGGGCTGTGATAAAGCTGTGGCAGAAGTGGGTGATTTATGGCTAGTAGATAATGACGAGTCGCAAATATTGCGGCGGCAAATCGATGACTTCTTAGCCAAAAACCCTGAAGCCGGGCGTTCTGGACAAATTGCCCCCCTCTATCGGGGAGTTGCTGCCCACCACGCCGGGATTTTGCCAGCTTGGAAGGTGCTGGTAGAAGAATTATTCCAGCAAGGGCTAATTAAAGTTGTATTCGCCACGGAAACCTTAGCCGCAGGTATTAATATGCCTGCTAGAACGACAGTTATTTCCACCCTCTCCAAGCGTACAGACACCGGACACCGCCTCCTGAACGCTTCGGAATTTCTGCAAATGGCAGGACGGGCTGGCCGTCGAGGGATGGATAAGCAAGGTCATGTGGTCACTGTGCAGACTCCCTTTGAAGGATCTAAAGAAGCTGCCTATTTAGCCACATCTAAACCAGACCCGTTAGTTAGTCAGTTCACACCTAGCTACGGTATGGTTTTGAACTTACTGCAAACCCACACCATAGAACAAGCCAAAGAACTGATCGAACGCAGTTTTGGGCAGTACATGGCGACTTTACATTTGCGACCAGACTACGAGGAAATTGCCGCCTTAGAAGGCGAATTAGCCAGGCTACAGGAACTAATCAACTCGGTTGACGAGAATGATATAGCGATTTATGAAAAATTGCGGCAGAGGTTGAAAGTAGAACGCCAGTTATTGAAGACTTTACAGGAGCAAGCCCAGGAGGAACGACAAGAGCAAATTAAAATGCTTTTGGACTTTGCCGTTTCGGGAACACTGGTGAGTCTCAAGGGGAAAAATATTAATGTTTCCTCTCCCATAACAGCCGTGTTAGTGGGTAAAACTTCAGGTTCGCAATCGCCTTGCTTGGTGTGCTTGGGACAAGATAATCGGTGGTATGTGGCTGCTACTACGGATATAGTTGATTTATATGCCGAACTACCGCGCGTGGATGTCTCGCCAGATATCTTACCACCACCGGAATTAATGCTCAAACCGGGGCAATCAAGCCGTGGTGCTAAAGAAACATTTGCGATCGCCCAAAGTATCCCTGACCCAGATGGCACGCTACATCTCTCCCCAGAGGTAGCAGAACAACTCAGCCGCACCACCGCCATTCAAGCGCAATTAGAAGCCAATCCTCTGCATCAATCAGGTAGTGTAGCGACAATTTTCAAAGCCCGCGCCCGTTATGTGGAACTAGAAGCCGAACTCGAACAGATGCAGGCTGTAATAGAGCAACAATCCCAGCGTTATTGGGAGGAGTTTCTCAATTTAATTACCATCTTGCAGCAATTCGATTGCTTAGATAACTTAGTACCCACCCAACTTGGTCAAATTGCCGCCGCCATTCGCGGAGAAAATGAACTTTGGTTAGGGTTAGCTTTGGCTAGTGGAGAGTTGAATAACTTAGACCCCCACCACCTAGCCGCCACTATCGCCGCCTTAGTCACAGAAACTCCCCGCCCAGATAGCAGAGTAAACTTCAACCTTTCCCCAGAAATAGACGACGCTTGGTCGAGATTACAAAAAATCCGTCGCTCTGTCCTCAAGGTACAATATCGGCATGGCGTAGCCTTACCCGTAGGCTTAGAAAATCGCTATATTGGCTTAATTGCTTTGGTTGAACAGTGGGCTTTAGGAACCGAATGGAGTGATCTTTGCCAAAACACCACTTTGGATGAAGGTGATGTAGTGCGAATTTTACGCCGGACTTTGGATTTGTTGTCCCAAATTCCCCACGTTCCTAATTTACCTGATGTATTACAGCGTAACGCCTACCGGGCGATGCAATTGATTGACCGATTCCCGGTGAATGAGGTTGTTGAATAA
- a CDS encoding ChaB family protein, with amino-acid sequence MPEVYQAERTISTVFKEQKQVDDAIRRLLDRGVPRDHISVMGRNFQSETRIAGFITKRDVILGGLRTGAIFGSLFGSFLSLLTGVGVLFIPFVGPIVAAGPISALLLGAASGAIAGSAGAGLVSVLTTLGMPEDKATIYQTRLQAGEFLLLAEVPGDRTGEFQLLLESAGGEEINTIDKTLARPCPGPCNSPEDLSPEVRSHLSQEAQRTFIERYNNVLNETSDEFTAEQAAWEAVHQKFDEDENGVWSRAKVGV; translated from the coding sequence GTGCCAGAAGTTTATCAAGCAGAACGTACCATTTCTACTGTATTTAAAGAGCAAAAGCAAGTTGATGATGCAATTCGCCGTTTGTTAGATAGAGGTGTACCCAGAGACCATATTTCGGTCATGGGTAGAAACTTTCAATCAGAGACTCGTATTGCAGGCTTTATTACCAAAAGAGATGTAATCTTAGGTGGTTTGCGGACAGGTGCAATTTTCGGTTCCTTGTTTGGTTCCTTCCTCAGCTTGCTAACTGGTGTAGGGGTACTATTTATTCCTTTTGTCGGGCCGATTGTGGCGGCTGGCCCTATTAGCGCTTTGTTATTGGGTGCGGCTAGTGGTGCGATCGCCGGGAGTGCTGGCGCTGGTTTAGTCTCCGTTCTCACCACTTTGGGAATGCCAGAAGATAAAGCTACAATCTACCAAACCCGGTTACAAGCTGGCGAGTTTTTGTTATTGGCAGAAGTACCAGGCGATCGCACTGGTGAATTTCAATTGTTGCTAGAAAGCGCTGGCGGCGAAGAAATCAATACAATTGATAAAACCCTGGCTCGTCCTTGTCCTGGCCCTTGCAATAGTCCAGAAGATTTGTCTCCTGAAGTGCGTTCTCACCTTTCACAAGAAGCACAACGCACCTTTATTGAACGCTATAACAATGTCCTTAACGAAACTAGCGACGAGTTCACAGCAGAACAAGCAGCTTGGGAAGCTGTTCATCAAAAATTTGATGAAGATGAAAATGGCGTTTGGTCAAGAGCTAAAGTCGGCGTTTAA
- a CDS encoding Dps family protein: protein MPRINIGLTDEQRQGVINLLNQDLADSYLLLVKTKKYHWDVVGPQFRSLHQLWEEHYETLTENIDAIAERVRTLGGYPVGSLEGFLQIATLKEHAGNVPSATGMVANLVQDHEQLIRNMRDHVDRSGEEFQDQGTADFLTGLMEQHEEMAWMLRSFIEGESVEPSGTQPATETKTPIGV, encoded by the coding sequence ATGCCTAGAATAAACATTGGTTTGACAGACGAGCAACGTCAAGGGGTCATTAATCTGTTGAATCAAGATTTAGCAGATTCTTATTTACTTTTGGTGAAAACAAAAAAATACCATTGGGATGTGGTTGGGCCACAGTTCCGTAGTTTGCATCAACTGTGGGAAGAACACTACGAAACACTAACAGAAAACATTGATGCGATCGCAGAACGAGTCCGCACTTTAGGTGGTTATCCTGTAGGCTCCTTAGAAGGATTTCTGCAAATTGCTACCCTCAAGGAACATGCAGGTAATGTTCCCAGTGCAACAGGAATGGTAGCTAACCTCGTTCAAGACCATGAACAGTTGATTCGCAACATGAGAGACCACGTAGACCGTAGTGGCGAAGAGTTTCAAGACCAAGGAACTGCTGACTTCCTCACCGGACTTATGGAACAACATGAAGAGATGGCTTGGATGCTGCGCTCTTTCATTGAAGGCGAATCAGTTGAACCAAGTGGTACACAACCAGCAACAGAAACCAAAACTCCTATTGGTGTGTAA
- a CDS encoding translocation/assembly module TamB domain-containing protein, whose product MTRSPNNRRLSLRLLRRTSLVVGFVALAGITIGTWWVRNYVYKDLVPLVETNLEQLLGRSIKLGQVERFTLSSLRFSSLSIPATPTDPDRVAAQAVDVRFSPLQVLFTRTLVLNVTLVKPNVYIQQDQDGRWVTAQVKTGEGRGPIQTQLQSLELVDGNIELLSAPAPTKPQGSVVLTQVGGIARFSSDNERINYQVNGQLTRGGAVKISGETQPKTQLTNLQLSAQSLEASDVSRLLKVPIVLQAGRVDADLAVQIPPKQSEISITGTATPTQVTAKVENLPQPFSNANGRLTFQGQTIGLENLSANFGQVPLLANGTVNLQTGYNLAAQVKSVSAKQLLDTFKVKSPVPAAGEVTAAIKVQGALQQPVLSGTASNIKPIQVDRVLFTGVKTDFRLAVGDKVTQIAVPNLTLVPAAGGQIIGNGQGQLGGNVNFNIEADGISGDVLARTYGINPPTNIGNVSAKAAITGSLGKQPLALNVASVQVQPPAGGQIVGRGQVQLAPQGNVAFNIQAQNLPGDALAKTNNNIKVGNVSANARVSGTLGNLRAVAQVQAPTATYPTTGEIVVAQQGNLLLPSAVLNVAGGTVRANGRVIQQRWQAAVNASQIQLNSFAQIPPQFQGVLSNATFNLSGSTASFQPSTIQASGRANLNVAGGRVNLRDVNLNNGRWQAVANASQIQFNRLAQIPTQFQGVLSSATFNLSGGTASFQPSTIQASGQANLNVAGGRVNLRNVNLNNGRWQAVANASQIQLNRFSPQLRGRLNSNVQLAGTTASFQLADIRAAGEINASQGIAQLAQPINAQFQWNGQQIIVQRATTPGLSASGAIAVQLPESGTPQIAGLNLNVQAQNFDLSKTGFQTPGDIAIAGLLNFNGRVTGTLNTPQATGNIRLRNFYVGNLAFDPVLTGNVNFQGGQGASLRLAGTQDKIALNLNANYRPTSFLVQRAGAVTTGRTEGDNLIINAQQFPIALASAFLPNNQLRPLGGTLSGNLTVNLNNYALAGDVALANPRIARASADEFRGNINYADGTASLSNGLLRVGDSNIAVSGSLQAGNDPKFRLQANLNQTRVENLLQAFNIFDFRDFGGGLEAPTLAGAEALNTTPVRLPNADLQTQLDYFRQIQTTVAQQQQQDRQQQPPLPSLQQLTGALSGAITASGSLRTGLNVGFNFQGDNWQWGDYSINQVIADGNFADGVLTLSPLRVGINGGLVAFAGQLSPEQLSGQLSVNSLPLSLLDPFIARYPVDITGQVNAIANLTGSLENPRATGELTLANATLNQQPVQTGQLSFDYNNARLNFDSTLLLTGTQPIAINGSIPAALPFATQPTNNNININANVSNEGLSLLNLLTNNQVAWVDGQGQVNVNVQGTFNQPVINGNATINNATISAQALTNPLTNVTGTVQFNGDILNVQGIQATYNQGLITASGSLPIFTAADISNPLSVAIQDKLNLQVAELYTGDVSGNAVIRGTALKPRIGGEITLSDGQVTIGNTSDNKSQRANTTNNPTTIQLERNQPATTATNTTTIQSNGNQSETTVTQPAPTRPNLPIEFADLRLNLGDDVRVTSQPLLSFVPGGAEFIQPLLRFDAEGDLTINGTLAQPRPQGVIRLTGGRISLFTTEFTLERGYEHTAQFTPSQGLDPTLDVRLVAIVPEASNRSDRILESPLSAEISDVSPTTFGTLRTVRIQARATGPASQLANNLELTSQPSRSRGEIVALLGGSILNNFAQGDAGQGLTSFASSTILGSLQGTITAIGQTIGFSEFRIFPTPTTSRESSRASVLDLSAEGVFDINRNFSVSLSSPLSTTTSLRYNVLYRLNDDILVRGSTNLGDDSQLFVEYETRF is encoded by the coding sequence ATGACGCGCTCTCCAAATAACCGCCGTTTATCTCTACGACTTCTTAGACGCACTAGTCTGGTTGTAGGATTTGTAGCATTGGCAGGAATTACTATCGGTACTTGGTGGGTAAGAAACTATGTATATAAAGATTTAGTTCCCTTAGTTGAGACGAACCTAGAGCAATTGCTGGGACGCTCTATCAAATTGGGGCAAGTTGAACGTTTTACCTTATCTAGTCTGAGATTTAGTTCTCTATCGATACCAGCAACCCCCACAGACCCTGATAGAGTGGCTGCACAAGCAGTAGATGTGCGGTTTTCGCCCTTACAAGTTCTCTTTACCCGAACGCTAGTTTTAAATGTCACTTTAGTCAAACCCAATGTTTATATTCAACAGGATCAAGATGGTCGTTGGGTGACGGCGCAAGTAAAGACAGGGGAGGGTAGAGGCCCAATTCAAACGCAGTTGCAGTCACTAGAGCTTGTTGATGGGAATATTGAGTTATTATCAGCACCCGCGCCAACTAAACCCCAAGGTTCTGTAGTATTAACGCAAGTTGGTGGTATTGCTAGATTTTCGTCTGATAACGAGCGGATAAATTATCAAGTCAATGGTCAACTTACCAGGGGGGGAGCGGTTAAAATCTCTGGCGAAACACAACCCAAAACCCAACTGACAAATCTCCAGTTGTCAGCACAGAGTTTAGAAGCTTCTGATGTCAGCCGTTTGCTTAAAGTACCAATTGTTTTGCAAGCTGGGCGTGTAGATGCTGATTTAGCAGTGCAAATTCCTCCCAAGCAGTCAGAAATATCAATTACGGGAACGGCTACGCCAACTCAAGTTACGGCGAAAGTGGAAAACTTACCGCAACCGTTTTCCAACGCCAATGGTAGATTAACATTTCAAGGACAGACAATTGGTTTAGAAAATCTCAGTGCTAACTTTGGCCAGGTTCCCTTGTTGGCGAATGGCACTGTTAATCTGCAAACGGGTTACAATCTTGCTGCTCAGGTAAAGTCCGTTAGTGCCAAACAACTCTTAGACACCTTTAAAGTAAAATCACCAGTCCCCGCAGCCGGAGAAGTTACAGCCGCTATCAAAGTGCAAGGTGCATTACAGCAGCCAGTCCTGAGTGGTACAGCTAGTAATATCAAACCTATTCAAGTTGACCGAGTTTTATTTACAGGTGTAAAAACTGACTTTCGCTTGGCTGTAGGAGATAAGGTCACTCAAATTGCAGTACCTAATTTGACATTGGTTCCCGCCGCAGGTGGTCAAATTATCGGGAACGGTCAAGGTCAACTAGGAGGTAATGTCAATTTTAATATTGAAGCTGATGGTATTTCCGGAGATGTACTGGCACGGACTTATGGTATAAATCCACCTACGAATATTGGCAATGTCTCAGCTAAAGCAGCAATTACTGGTTCTTTAGGAAAACAGCCCCTAGCCTTAAATGTTGCTAGTGTGCAAGTGCAACCTCCAGCCGGGGGGCAAATTGTTGGGCGTGGTCAAGTCCAATTGGCTCCCCAAGGTAACGTTGCATTCAACATTCAAGCTCAAAATTTACCAGGGGATGCACTGGCTAAAACAAACAACAATATCAAAGTTGGTAATGTTTCCGCAAACGCCAGAGTTTCCGGCACTTTGGGCAATTTGCGAGCGGTGGCACAGGTACAAGCACCAACGGCTACTTATCCAACCACAGGAGAAATAGTTGTTGCACAGCAAGGAAATCTTCTCTTACCCAGTGCAGTTTTAAATGTGGCTGGTGGTACTGTCAGGGCAAATGGTCGGGTTATTCAACAACGCTGGCAAGCTGCTGTCAATGCTTCGCAAATTCAACTCAACAGTTTTGCCCAGATACCACCGCAGTTCCAAGGAGTGTTAAGCAATGCCACGTTCAATTTATCAGGCAGCACGGCTTCTTTCCAACCCTCAACCATCCAAGCAAGCGGAAGGGCAAACCTGAATGTGGCAGGCGGTAGAGTTAACCTTAGAGATGTCAACCTGAATAATGGACGCTGGCAGGCTGTAGCTAACGCTTCGCAAATTCAATTCAACCGTTTAGCACAAATACCAACCCAGTTCCAAGGAGTATTAAGCAGTGCGACATTCAATTTATCAGGAGGCACGGCTTCTTTCCAACCCTCAACCATCCAAGCTAGTGGACAAGCAAACCTGAATGTGGCAGGCGGTAGAGTTAACCTGAGAAATGTCAACCTGAATAATGGACGCTGGCAAGCTGTAGCTAACGCTTCGCAAATTCAACTCAACCGCTTCTCACCCCAACTACGCGGACGACTCAATAGTAATGTTCAGTTGGCAGGAACTACAGCATCGTTCCAACTGGCAGATATACGCGCAGCCGGAGAAATTAATGCTTCTCAAGGGATAGCACAGTTAGCTCAACCAATTAACGCCCAGTTTCAGTGGAATGGGCAACAAATTATCGTGCAACGTGCCACTACCCCAGGATTGAGTGCGAGTGGTGCGATCGCAGTACAATTACCAGAATCAGGTACACCCCAAATAGCAGGCTTGAATTTGAATGTCCAAGCTCAGAATTTTGACCTCAGCAAGACTGGCTTTCAAACTCCTGGTGATATAGCAATTGCCGGGTTACTCAATTTTAATGGACGAGTTACAGGCACTCTTAATACTCCCCAAGCTACTGGTAATATCCGCTTACGCAATTTCTACGTCGGTAACTTGGCATTTGACCCAGTTTTAACTGGTAACGTTAATTTCCAAGGAGGACAAGGGGCAAGTCTACGACTCGCAGGCACACAAGATAAGATAGCTCTAAACTTGAATGCTAATTATCGCCCCACTTCGTTTTTAGTTCAACGAGCTGGCGCTGTGACTACAGGCAGAACTGAGGGAGATAATTTAATTATCAACGCCCAACAGTTCCCCATAGCTCTGGCCAGTGCTTTTTTACCTAATAATCAACTCAGACCATTAGGTGGGACATTATCAGGGAATTTAACTGTCAATCTCAATAATTATGCCTTAGCTGGTGATGTGGCTCTAGCTAATCCTCGAATAGCTAGAGCCTCAGCCGATGAGTTTCGCGGTAATATAAATTACGCAGATGGTACTGCTAGTTTAAGTAATGGACTACTACGTGTAGGTGATAGTAACATTGCTGTCAGTGGCAGTTTGCAAGCAGGCAATGACCCCAAATTTCGACTCCAAGCGAATCTTAATCAAACGCGAGTTGAAAATTTATTACAAGCATTCAACATTTTTGACTTCCGAGATTTTGGCGGTGGCTTAGAAGCACCCACCCTCGCGGGAGCGGAAGCACTCAACACTACACCTGTGCGTTTACCTAATGCAGATTTGCAAACCCAGTTGGACTATTTCCGCCAAATTCAGACGACAGTAGCACAACAACAGCAACAAGATAGACAACAACAACCACCTTTACCCAGCCTACAACAATTAACAGGTGCGTTGAGTGGGGCAATTACAGCCAGTGGTTCCTTACGAACTGGGTTAAATGTCGGCTTTAATTTTCAGGGAGATAACTGGCAATGGGGTGATTACTCAATCAATCAAGTCATTGCTGATGGCAATTTTGCTGATGGTGTTCTTACCCTATCACCTTTACGTGTAGGTATTAATGGGGGATTAGTTGCTTTTGCCGGACAGTTAAGTCCTGAGCAGTTATCAGGACAGTTGAGTGTCAACAGTTTACCGCTATCACTATTAGATCCGTTTATTGCCCGATATCCTGTAGATATTACCGGACAAGTGAATGCGATCGCTAATTTAACAGGTAGTTTAGAAAATCCCAGAGCAACAGGGGAACTAACCCTAGCCAACGCCACCTTAAACCAGCAACCTGTGCAAACAGGGCAACTCAGCTTTGACTACAACAATGCCCGCCTCAATTTTGACAGTACCTTACTACTGACAGGTACACAACCCATTGCTATTAACGGTAGTATCCCTGCGGCCTTACCTTTTGCCACTCAGCCAACAAATAACAATATTAATATTAATGCCAATGTCAGCAATGAAGGTTTGTCGTTGTTGAACCTGTTAACCAATAATCAAGTTGCTTGGGTGGATGGACAAGGACAAGTGAACGTCAACGTCCAAGGTACTTTCAACCAGCCAGTTATTAATGGTAATGCCACAATTAACAACGCAACTATTAGCGCCCAAGCCTTAACCAATCCCCTCACAAATGTCACAGGCACAGTACAATTCAATGGCGATATATTGAATGTACAAGGTATTCAAGCAACATATAATCAGGGTTTGATAACTGCATCGGGAAGCCTACCGATTTTTACGGCTGCGGACATCAGTAATCCCCTGAGTGTAGCCATACAAGATAAACTTAATCTTCAAGTTGCAGAATTATATACAGGTGATGTTAGTGGTAATGCTGTGATTAGGGGAACAGCCCTAAAACCGCGAATTGGTGGTGAGATTACACTCAGTGATGGTCAGGTTACTATCGGTAACACAAGTGATAATAAGTCACAAAGAGCAAATACAACAAATAATCCTACAACTATTCAATTAGAGCGAAATCAGCCAGCAACAACAGCAACTAACACTACAACTATTCAATCAAATGGAAATCAATCAGAAACAACAGTTACCCAACCAGCACCAACTAGACCTAATTTACCAATAGAGTTTGCAGATTTACGCTTAAATCTGGGTGATGATGTGCGTGTTACTAGTCAGCCACTACTAAGTTTTGTACCTGGGGGAGCCGAGTTTATTCAGCCACTACTAAGGTTTGATGCCGAAGGTGACTTGACTATCAACGGCACTTTAGCTCAACCCCGTCCTCAAGGAGTCATCCGTTTGACAGGGGGACGAATTAGCTTATTTACAACTGAGTTTACTTTAGAGCGGGGCTATGAACATACTGCCCAGTTTACACCAAGTCAAGGGCTTGATCCTACCTTAGATGTGCGGCTAGTGGCAATTGTACCAGAGGCATCGAATCGGAGCGATCGCATTTTAGAATCACCTTTATCTGCGGAGATTAGTGATGTTTCTCCTACCACCTTTGGGACATTACGTACAGTCCGTATCCAAGCAAGAGCCACAGGGCCTGCTAGTCAATTAGCTAATAATCTGGAATTAACCAGTCAACCTAGCCGTAGTCGAGGCGAAATTGTTGCTTTGTTAGGTGGTTCAATTTTGAATAACTTTGCTCAAGGAGATGCTGGCCAAGGGTTAACTAGTTTTGCCAGTTCTACTATTTTAGGCAGTTTGCAAGGCACAATTACAGCGATCGGTCAGACTATTGGCTTTAGTGAATTTCGTATCTTTCCCACCCCTACAACTAGTCGAGAATCAAGTAGAGCTTCAGTGCTTGATTTATCAGCAGAGGGTGTGTTTGATATCAATCGCAATTTCTCTGTCTCTTTATCAAGTCCTCTGTCCACCACTACCTCTTTGCGTTACAACGTACTCTACCGTCTCAATGATGATATTCTTGTGCGTGGCTCAACTAATCTAGGAGATGACAGTCAATTATTTGTAGAATATGAAACTCGATTTTAA